The window TGAAGTGAAGTGATATGAAAAGAAATGGATGGAAGATTTAAGTAAATTTAGTGCAAAATCAATCATGCCACTTTTGGGgtgatttggaaggaaagaaaTAAAGCCCCTCTTTTCTATATCTCCcaatcctttcttttcttttaaatataaactcaagaacacagtgTATTCATTGAGTTTTTAAACATACGAACAAGAATGAACTCCTAGCATAGCGTAAAGGTTATGTTCGAACACCAAACGTATTTTATCCACGTATATTAAAATGAACCAATAAAGATTAtgaaagataaatatattatatatattgataagcTTAAAGGATTAGAACAGAGCAACTTGCAATTTTGCATTGTGAGCCCATGACCTCCAAATTGTTTAGCAAGTAGAAAGTGAAAGACTGCCTAGCTAAATGCTTGATAACTTTGAAGACCAACCCTTTGACATGGACTTATTATTTGGACATCTAATATGTGTTTATTACCTCTATACAAACTCCACATATTCGAAGTCATTTAACGTAAACCTTTATAGATTTTCCTTCATGTTAACTACTAAGCATACTGAGAACAAAACTAAACTTTGTTAATGACAGAAAAAGAACCCAAATTACAAAAAACAGAAAAGCAACATGTTATTGAAAGAACACTGAACACATAAAGGCAATTGCATATAGTATGAGTTGCATACTTGCATGGCTAATGACATCACATGCCAGAATATTTAAAGAGAGAAGAGGGAGGTTGAACCTTCTGCGAGCCCAGGTGTATCTGTGTCTGGCGGGAATATAAGTGACACGTGAATGTCGTCAGCAATAACTTCTTGTTGCAGTGCTTCTGCCAAACCCCTTAGGCCAAACTTACTAGCCGAATATGCTGCATAACCATAAATGCCCACCTACAATTGAAAAAGTATCAAGAAACATAAAAACCAATCAAAGCATTAAAAACACACCACAAAATTTATCGCTTACTAACCAAAAAAAGGCATAACATCTAACAACTATATAAGCCTTCATTGTCAGATACTCAAAAATATTATGAAAGAGAGCTATCATGTATAGCCCATTACGTGTATCATACTTCCAAAACATCTTTTTTGCGAAACGATCTTTTAAGTTCTCGCTATTTTATGTCACCAATTACCTTTTCATCAAGTAATATGTAATTTTCCAACTTTTGTAAGACTTTTTGCTGACATGAAAGTCATATCAGCTATCTAGTCATCCTAACACATTGTTTACATGTTATAAAAGGTGAGACACATATAATAGCATGAATGTTTAGTTTACACAGACAAATTCCTGTTCGGATGTATGATACACAATTACAAATACTGGATACATTTTGGTCTACTTTGCCCAAAATTCGActattaacataaaaaaacatttataacaACTTCCATATACTTCTGCCTTAGGTATGTAGCTTAGGCGGTTCCATAAAATGggtcatttatatttttaaattgtatCTGGGGTTGATCCACTGGACTTCATTGACAGATAAGTAGTCTGAGATTACCAAGCCATTTACAGTCTCGCACTGACTAATCTTACAACCAACATAAGAGAAGTATAAACACATAACACTATGGTTAATGAGACACGGGGCCAGAACCGTCTATCGTGGGCCCATTATTGGGGTTGTGGTTTAGTTGACAACTTACAGATACTTTCTAGGGAAAACTATGTTCATATACAATGCATAAATTACACCAAACATACATGAACAAGGGGtaaccttttacccaaaaaaaattacaccaaACATAACGTCTGACAGTCTATACTATACTTATAGGGgaaaattatgtttattatacTATGTATAATACTATAATTACACCTAACCTGATGTGTTATAATGATTTCCAGCATCCTAAAAAACATGTTCCAActccaacaacacaatcacaATACGTTTTTTCCCTTTCcttaaattttaaaatgcaCATATTCACATATATTTTCAACTTGTCAACCATAAAGAAgtagatatatcactccccAAAGAATAATGATCAATACTTGATGGGTTACTTCAAATAATACTAGGCCAAATTCCTAATAGTAACTCACAAACATACttcaaaaactatattttaCACATTATACAAATAGTTACAAACCAAACCTAATATCTTGTTACAATCACATACTAAAAACATGTTCAATATAACCGAAAAACACACGATACCTGACCGGCTTGGGACGACATAAAAGCAATCGAAACGGGCCTCCTATCCTTCCTATTTTTCATACCAACCAAAGCAGCTTTCACAAGATTAAAACAACCAACCAAATTAATATCAATCATTTGTTTAACTTCACTAATTTCCTGTTCAACAAACTCTTGAGCAACAAACACACCCTGATTACAAACCAAAACATCAATCTCACcaacattttcaaaaacttttttcaCACTTTCAAAATCACACACATCAGCTGACACGATACCCACATCAATGCCTGTTGATAACCGGATTGAATCTTTGGCTTCTTCAAGTTTGGACAAATTTCGGGCCAAGATTGTGACCCGGGCACCTTCGAGAACGGCTTGATGGGCTAAGGCTAGCCCGATGCCGCTTGACCCGCCTGTGATTAACACGTGGCGGGATTTGATTGGGATTTTGATTGGGTTGGGTCGGGTTATTAGTTTGAGGATGATGACTAGAATGGTTAGTGGGATCAGGACGACTAGTCCGAGGAATGGGAAAAGATCTATGTTTGCCATTTTTGATTGACGGTGTGTGTGTATACGTGtgtgtatctatctatatatatgtgtgtgtgtacacgtttgtatttttttactccgtatttttttttctttgtattgcTTTGAAAATGAATCGATAATTTTATCTtagaaaataataaatgttttgaaccaaatagcctaataattctcctaaaacattaagaatatgacatgtgttatctactaattctttttcctaatcttgtcTCCTGATTCATCTTAT is drawn from Erigeron canadensis isolate Cc75 chromosome 9, C_canadensis_v1, whole genome shotgun sequence and contains these coding sequences:
- the LOC122581057 gene encoding 3-dehydrosphinganine reductase TSC10A-like — protein: MANIDLFPFLGLVVLIPLTILVIILKLITRPNPIKIPIKSRHVLITGGSSGIGLALAHQAVLEGARVTILARNLSKLEEAKDSIRLSTGIDVGIVSADVCDFESVKKVFENVGEIDVLVCNQGVFVAQEFVEQEISEVKQMIDINLVGCFNLVKAALVGMKNRKDRRPVSIAFMSSQAGQVGIYGYAAYSASKFGLRGLAEALQQEVIADDIHVSLIFPPDTDTPGLAEENKRKPQLTHIIAASSGAMKADEVAKKALNGIKSGSFFVPCNFEGFLLSIATAGLSPQRSYLMAFVEVISAGLMRIAGLCFQWTWYGSIEKFHAQPK